A genomic region of Thermodesulfobacteriota bacterium contains the following coding sequences:
- a CDS encoding DMT family transporter, with amino-acid sequence MAEASATRTSNLELGILLTTLAFFFVAVMSAFGKMGKDVFSWATPLAILAGIFSAIALVSVGRLNTTEPSLRILFYYFLISSILTVPLLATKWSPPEPRAWVYLIGIGLTMAIAQFLLILAYEQASPSRVSPFNYSVVLFSGLIGWVVWDEVPNALSLVGTVLVCAGGILSVIGHHKVHGHLSMNQVRNELPIGQG; translated from the coding sequence ATGGCGGAGGCATCGGCAACACGAACGAGCAATCTCGAACTGGGCATTTTGCTGACTACCCTGGCGTTCTTCTTCGTCGCCGTCATGAGCGCTTTTGGAAAGATGGGGAAGGACGTGTTTAGCTGGGCTACCCCTCTAGCAATTCTGGCCGGTATCTTCTCGGCTATAGCGCTTGTTTCGGTTGGCCGCTTGAACACAACCGAGCCTTCTCTACGCATCCTCTTCTACTATTTCTTGATTTCCAGCATACTGACGGTGCCACTCTTGGCAACCAAGTGGTCTCCGCCTGAACCGAGGGCCTGGGTTTACCTGATTGGCATAGGCTTGACTATGGCTATCGCTCAATTTCTTCTCATTCTGGCTTACGAGCAGGCTTCACCATCCCGGGTTTCACCGTTTAACTACTCTGTGGTCTTGTTTTCAGGGCTAATTGGCTGGGTCGTCTGGGACGAGGTTCCCAACGCCTTGTCCCTGGTGGGAACCGTCCTGGTCTGTGCCGGCGGCATTCTCTCTGTAATCGGCCATCACAAGGTACACGGCCATCTTTCCATGAATCAGGTAAGGAACGAACTACCGATAGGGCAAGGCTAA
- a CDS encoding chloride channel protein, whose product MRNEKNLILDSLLLGVVGALSAQVFTFLLNLCQNFFLTWMAGYTPPGLPNEGGRLAQVIGSHGLYLIPLVTALGGLISGLLVYTFAPEAEGHGTDSVVKAFHRAGGYIRPRVAPIKMLASAITIGSGGSAGREGPIAQITAAVGSIYATLSHRSDEERRLIVLIGMAAGLSAIFRSPIGTAFFAVEVLYGRMEFEGRALLYTMLASIVAYAVNSLFVGWEPLFRVPADIGVTSIFGYLWYVLLGLASGLIATILPFVFYRVRDLFQSIAIPPHIKPAIGGLLVGLIAIALPQVLGGGYGWIQEAVNGGLTAKLFLALLFAKIIAFSLTVSSGGSGGVFAPSLFVGAMLGGFIAQLFNLPQAGLVIVGMAAVFGGATRVPIATLLMVTEMTGGYQLLVPAALAVMLSYLIQVKLSSGLKYKSLYEAQVPGPDDSPAHYVGEVQSALRLFDEHRVSAPAEIGHLELQSLLQSGVGVDLSDGKQLTIAALKPESPCTGKPIKAGCLYEPGDTLEIVAIMRGKEVLLPHPEIVLRAGDRILFITTPHGRERLSRHFSDIPKEEKN is encoded by the coding sequence ATGCGAAATGAAAAGAACCTAATACTGGATTCTCTTCTTTTAGGTGTGGTCGGGGCTCTTAGCGCCCAGGTATTCACGTTTCTGTTAAATCTCTGCCAAAATTTCTTTCTCACCTGGATGGCCGGATATACCCCTCCCGGTCTGCCCAACGAGGGCGGAAGGTTAGCCCAGGTCATTGGCAGCCACGGTCTATATCTGATCCCTTTAGTCACCGCTTTGGGTGGTTTGATTTCCGGTCTTCTTGTGTATACGTTCGCGCCCGAAGCGGAAGGACACGGGACCGATTCTGTGGTGAAGGCCTTCCACCGCGCCGGGGGGTACATACGCCCGAGGGTAGCGCCTATTAAAATGCTGGCGTCGGCTATAACCATCGGGTCCGGCGGTTCTGCCGGACGAGAAGGCCCGATAGCCCAAATCACCGCCGCCGTCGGGTCTATATATGCCACCCTCAGCCATCGCTCGGACGAGGAAAGGAGGCTGATAGTCCTTATAGGTATGGCCGCCGGTCTATCGGCCATATTTCGCTCTCCTATTGGAACGGCTTTTTTCGCCGTAGAGGTTTTATACGGCAGGATGGAATTCGAGGGACGCGCCCTTCTCTACACCATGCTCGCTTCCATAGTGGCTTATGCCGTTAACAGTCTTTTTGTGGGCTGGGAACCCCTTTTCCGGGTCCCGGCAGACATCGGAGTGACCAGTATATTTGGCTATCTTTGGTACGTTCTGCTGGGTTTAGCCAGCGGCTTGATAGCGACCATATTGCCTTTTGTTTTCTATAGAGTCCGGGATCTATTTCAGAGTATTGCCATACCACCTCATATCAAACCGGCGATCGGGGGCCTTTTAGTGGGTTTAATAGCTATAGCGCTACCCCAGGTGCTTGGCGGGGGCTACGGCTGGATACAGGAGGCAGTTAATGGCGGTCTGACCGCTAAGTTGTTTCTTGCTCTTCTCTTTGCCAAGATCATCGCCTTCAGTCTGACGGTATCGTCCGGCGGTTCCGGCGGAGTCTTTGCCCCCAGTCTTTTTGTAGGCGCTATGCTCGGCGGATTCATAGCACAGCTCTTTAACCTGCCTCAGGCCGGGCTGGTTATAGTGGGTATGGCGGCCGTATTTGGCGGAGCAACCCGAGTGCCGATCGCCACTTTGCTGATGGTGACCGAAATGACCGGCGGGTATCAGTTGCTCGTGCCGGCGGCCCTTGCCGTCATGCTCAGCTATCTGATTCAGGTTAAGTTATCGAGCGGCCTCAAGTATAAGAGTTTATATGAGGCACAGGTGCCCGGTCCTGATGATTCTCCGGCTCACTATGTTGGCGAGGTGCAGAGCGCCTTACGTCTTTTTGACGAGCACCGTGTCTCGGCCCCGGCGGAGATTGGACATCTGGAACTGCAGTCACTCTTGCAATCCGGTGTAGGGGTGGACCTTTCGGACGGCAAGCAATTAACCATCGCTGCACTCAAGCCGGAAAGCCCTTGCACCGGCAAGCCGATAAAGGCCGGTTGCTTGTACGAGCCTGGCGACACTCTAGAGATCGTGGCAATCATGCGAGGAAAAGAGGTTTTATTACCCCATCCGGAGATTGTACTCAGGGCAGGAGACCGAATACTATTTATAACCACGCCCCATGGAAGGGAACGTCTTTCACGGCATTTCTCGGATATACCAAAAGAAGAAAAGAACTAG
- a CDS encoding HAD family hydrolase, with amino-acid sequence MAQDQVVFLLDVDNTLLDNDRVVIDLMRYLEREVGQERQQRYWEIFEQLRAELGYADYLGALQRYRVENPRDSHLLTVSHFLIDYPFANRLFPNSLDVIDHLKRWGKTVILSDGDVVFQPRKIERSGLMDAVEKNILIYIHKEQELEDVERRYPADHYVLVDDKLRILAAVKKVWGMHVTTVFPRQGHYAHDPEVLKKFPSADINLERIGDLLNYDLAALLAAGHGS; translated from the coding sequence ATGGCACAAGACCAGGTAGTATTCTTGCTTGACGTCGATAACACCTTACTCGACAACGACCGTGTGGTCATCGACCTGATGCGCTATCTCGAACGCGAGGTGGGGCAAGAGCGACAACAACGCTACTGGGAGATTTTCGAGCAGTTGCGGGCCGAGCTAGGTTATGCAGACTATTTGGGGGCGCTTCAGCGCTACCGGGTAGAGAACCCGCGAGATTCCCACCTTCTTACCGTCTCCCATTTTCTGATTGACTATCCGTTCGCAAACCGTCTATTTCCGAACTCGCTTGATGTGATTGACCACCTGAAGAGGTGGGGAAAGACGGTCATACTCTCGGACGGAGACGTGGTCTTCCAGCCGCGGAAGATCGAGCGGTCGGGTCTGATGGACGCGGTCGAAAAAAACATCCTGATTTATATTCATAAAGAACAGGAGTTGGAGGATGTGGAAAGGCGCTATCCTGCCGACCATTATGTTTTGGTGGATGACAAGCTTCGCATTCTGGCCGCGGTGAAAAAGGTATGGGGCATGCATGTTACCACGGTATTTCCAAGGCAAGGCCATTATGCGCACGACCCGGAGGTACTTAAAAAATTTCCATCGGCAGACATAAACCTGGAGAGGATTGGAGACCTTTTGAACTACGACCTTGCCGCACTCCTCGCCGCCGGTCACGGCAGTTAA
- a CDS encoding gluconokinase: MAQNTLIIILMGVSGSGKTTVGRLLAGELGWMFYDGDDFHPEANIEKMKKGISLTDEDRKPWLDALQNLILDLVRNTQSAVVACSALKKSYRDILVKDKENVVFVYLEGNYDLVHQRLLERKGHFFDVKLLESQFETLEEPEGVLTINIAQEPVKIVSQVRRGLGL, encoded by the coding sequence GTGGCTCAAAATACACTTATAATCATTCTGATGGGTGTCTCCGGTTCCGGCAAAACCACGGTGGGTAGGCTGCTTGCCGGGGAGCTGGGTTGGATGTTCTACGACGGAGACGACTTTCATCCTGAAGCAAATATCGAGAAGATGAAAAAAGGTATCTCTCTCACCGATGAGGACCGTAAACCCTGGCTTGACGCGCTCCAAAATCTGATTCTCGACTTGGTTAGAAACACTCAGTCCGCCGTCGTTGCCTGCTCTGCCCTCAAGAAGTCATACCGGGACATTCTGGTGAAGGACAAGGAGAATGTAGTATTTGTATACTTGGAGGGCAACTACGACCTCGTTCACCAGCGTCTTCTTGAACGGAAGGGTCACTTTTTCGATGTAAAGCTCCTGGAGAGCCAGTTTGAGACACTGGAGGAGCCGGAAGGCGTACTCACTATCAATATAGCCCAGGAGCCCGTGAAAATAGTTAGTCAGGTCAGACGAGGGTTGGGGCTATAG
- a CDS encoding SMP-30/gluconolactonase/LRE family protein — protein sequence MKDKTVSSVPVECVFRAEAIVGESPLWSPRERVLYWVDITGQILHRFDPRTATEDTFNFPQPVTAVGLRKKGGLVLTLRKDFAFFNPDTGDLEILSDPEEDKPYDRFNDAKCDRQGRFWAGTMDDVKWNAPMGSLYRLDPDTKVNCMQTGVICANGLGWSPDDSVFYFTESFRYGIYAYDFEPILGSISNRRLFASLDRDSDGFPDGLTVDAEGFVWSVHNSVGRVVRYTPAGTVDMVIELPVPRPTSCIFGGEELDVLYVTSARETMTPEQIARFPLSGSLFAIRPGVRGLPEPYFAG from the coding sequence ATGAAAGATAAGACCGTTAGCTCCGTCCCTGTTGAGTGCGTCTTTAGGGCTGAGGCGATTGTGGGGGAATCCCCTTTATGGTCTCCTCGGGAGCGAGTCCTTTATTGGGTGGACATTACCGGCCAAATACTCCATCGCTTCGACCCGAGGACAGCAACGGAGGACACATTCAATTTCCCTCAACCGGTAACTGCGGTAGGGCTTCGGAAGAAAGGGGGTTTGGTCCTGACCCTGCGGAAGGACTTCGCCTTCTTTAACCCCGATACCGGGGATTTGGAAATCCTCTCCGACCCGGAGGAGGACAAGCCTTATGACCGATTTAACGACGCCAAATGCGACCGGCAGGGGCGATTCTGGGCGGGGACGATGGATGACGTCAAATGGAACGCCCCTATGGGAAGCCTCTATCGGCTGGACCCGGATACCAAGGTTAATTGCATGCAGACGGGTGTTATCTGTGCAAACGGCCTGGGCTGGAGTCCGGATGACTCGGTGTTCTACTTCACGGAAAGTTTTCGGTACGGCATTTATGCTTATGATTTCGAACCGATATTAGGTAGCATCTCCAACCGTCGTCTCTTTGCCTCTCTAGACCGGGATTCGGATGGATTTCCGGACGGCCTTACCGTCGATGCCGAGGGGTTCGTCTGGAGTGTTCATAACTCTGTGGGCCGGGTGGTGCGCTACACCCCGGCAGGCACTGTAGACATGGTGATTGAACTGCCCGTGCCCCGTCCGACGAGTTGTATCTTTGGCGGGGAAGAACTTGACGTACTTTACGTTACCTCGGCAAGGGAAACCATGACCCCCGAGCAGATTGCCCGATTTCCACTGTCCGGGAGCTTATTCGCCATAAGGCCCGGAGTACGAGGGCTGCCCGAACCCTATTTTGCTGGATGA
- a CDS encoding alkaline phosphatase family protein: protein MGGSLIILLVIVPVSLLAENQTTTADKTSNARILSEGPAGNSNCSDGIDNDKNGLTDLADYKCRRAIIIDIDGLRWDSFNDALKSGTLPSFQKLLGGDEKCETSSVFFDRATTIFPSVTLAGHASIFTGVYPGQHGIAGNQWFDRTGEAFKPPFIPSEPFDYMHPCSQLCIYVTEPPLTSEMKEIAFLRCHSLSSKQDLLLSCSNPSPPGLVNKHLKAQTIYEAAGEADRSSAVIFSQYWKGVPEENVVHPNQVEQYLYGITETKFLPDPQNFAEFDRGMMLHAIDKINADGFPDILTVYFSGLDATGHMHGIKSQMNYLSKSVDPAVGDLLLELEGRDRSWCRNTLFVIAADHGQMPIDKENEASQSAVNSALDGAGFKKNYVVAVNGGMAHIYLRNRSTSKWSDSPRFDKDIIPAAEALCGRIDDNRLWKILVRADDGMYKVYNASKKESGDKDVCKTIGTVELSQDQDLKSPDNLNIIELVNELNSERSGDILILLQPSSYFEHGDLLRWGKKADHGSLHEGGLKIPIVLAGGGVRLDSEKCKVINKENHCDDVVRNVNVARTVARYLGFEDKLKEAKEALPVKFSE from the coding sequence ATGGGTGGTTCTCTGATTATTCTGTTGGTGATTGTTCCCGTTTCTCTTTTAGCGGAGAATCAAACCACGACCGCTGATAAAACAAGCAATGCACGGATATTGAGCGAAGGGCCTGCCGGGAACTCCAACTGCAGTGACGGTATAGATAACGATAAAAATGGTTTGACCGACCTGGCTGACTATAAATGCCGGAGGGCAATAATCATAGACATAGACGGCCTAAGATGGGACTCGTTCAACGACGCGTTGAAATCAGGTACCTTGCCTTCCTTTCAGAAATTGCTGGGCGGAGATGAAAAGTGTGAGACAAGTTCGGTCTTCTTCGACCGGGCTACCACTATCTTTCCCTCGGTAACCCTTGCCGGACATGCCTCCATCTTCACCGGTGTTTACCCCGGCCAGCACGGAATCGCCGGCAATCAATGGTTTGACCGAACCGGAGAGGCTTTTAAGCCCCCGTTCATTCCATCCGAGCCGTTTGATTACATGCATCCCTGCTCTCAGCTTTGCATCTACGTTACCGAGCCGCCCCTTACGAGTGAGATGAAGGAAATAGCTTTCCTCAGATGCCATTCATTATCGTCTAAACAGGACCTGCTACTCTCCTGTTCAAACCCATCTCCTCCCGGCCTGGTGAATAAGCATCTAAAAGCGCAAACGATTTACGAAGCAGCGGGGGAAGCGGACAGGTCGAGCGCGGTCATTTTCAGCCAATATTGGAAGGGCGTTCCGGAGGAAAACGTAGTTCATCCCAATCAGGTAGAACAATACCTTTACGGGATAACCGAGACAAAGTTCCTTCCCGATCCTCAGAATTTTGCTGAATTCGACCGGGGTATGATGCTCCATGCAATAGACAAGATTAATGCAGATGGGTTTCCGGATATTCTGACTGTCTACTTCTCGGGACTAGATGCTACCGGCCACATGCATGGAATAAAATCACAGATGAATTATCTTAGCAAATCCGTCGACCCGGCCGTAGGCGATTTATTGCTGGAATTAGAAGGTCGCGACCGGAGTTGGTGCAGGAACACTTTGTTTGTCATCGCCGCCGACCATGGCCAGATGCCGATCGACAAAGAGAACGAGGCATCTCAAAGTGCAGTTAACTCTGCCCTGGACGGTGCCGGTTTCAAGAAAAATTATGTCGTTGCCGTAAACGGCGGAATGGCCCATATCTACCTTAGAAACAGGTCGACTTCTAAATGGTCTGACTCACCCCGATTTGATAAGGATATAATCCCTGCTGCGGAGGCTTTGTGCGGCAGGATCGATGATAACAGATTATGGAAGATTTTGGTCAGGGCGGATGACGGCATGTATAAGGTTTATAATGCCAGCAAAAAGGAGAGCGGGGATAAGGATGTATGTAAAACCATAGGTACTGTGGAGCTTTCCCAGGACCAGGATTTAAAATCGCCGGATAACTTAAATATCATTGAGCTAGTCAATGAGTTAAATTCGGAAAGGAGCGGAGATATTTTGATATTATTGCAGCCTTCCTCCTATTTTGAGCATGGTGATCTTTTAAGGTGGGGTAAAAAAGCGGACCACGGCAGCCTTCACGAAGGAGGGTTAAAGATTCCTATCGTCCTTGCAGGCGGTGGTGTGAGACTGGATTCGGAGAAGTGCAAGGTAATAAACAAGGAAAACCACTGTGACGACGTCGTAAGAAACGTGAACGTTGCCAGAACAGTTGCCCGGTATCTCGGGTTCGAAGATAAATTGAAAGAGGCTAAAGAAGCCCTGCCGGTCAAATTTTCGGAGTAA
- a CDS encoding potassium transporter Kup, whose product MNVIKNSAPSEPHKPRTYSLALLALGVVFGDIGTSPLYAFRECFSSQHNLRVTDENVLGVLSLIFWSLIIVISIKYLAFVLRADNEGEGGILALLTLVVPQRKVKPAQGSVLLVIGLFGAALFYGDGMLTPAISVLSAIEGLKVGTSIFDPYVIPITVGILVALFLFQKRGTGGVGKVFGPITLLWFITLAILGTLEIIKVPEVLGAINPLHAVEFFANNSYRGFVVLGAVFLVVTGGEALYADIGHFGKQPIRLAWFVLVLPALLLNYFGQGALLISKPETIRNPFYLLAPSWGLYPLIGLATAATIIASQAVISGAFSLTRQAIQLGYLPRLEVRHTSPEEIGQVYTPSMNWILLVGTVGLVLGFRSSENLAGAYGVAISALMVVTAILMFVYARTHLDWSILTAASVTTFFLVIDLAFFGANMLKLGQGAWFPLLVGAVIYFLMTTWNQGRAILREQFQKEEVPIEILLADLDSSNSVSRVPGTAVFMVSNPRGIPQALLHNIKHNKVIHERVILLTIVTEEVPRIPRSKKLEIKEITPNVIRIIAHIGFMENANVPAILRLAEVDYKIEFNLMETTFFLGRETLILGKSKKMSSWRKKLFALMSRNAQTPLVHFGIPPNRVIEIGTEVEI is encoded by the coding sequence ATGAACGTCATCAAAAACTCAGCTCCATCAGAGCCGCATAAACCTCGAACCTACTCTCTTGCTCTTCTCGCGCTTGGTGTTGTTTTTGGAGATATTGGGACGAGTCCGCTTTATGCATTTCGAGAGTGCTTCTCCTCACAACATAATCTCAGGGTTACCGATGAAAACGTCCTTGGTGTGCTTTCACTAATTTTCTGGTCACTAATAATCGTCATCTCTATTAAGTATTTAGCTTTTGTGCTGCGAGCGGATAATGAAGGAGAAGGCGGTATTCTGGCACTGCTTACCCTGGTTGTTCCCCAGCGCAAGGTCAAACCTGCGCAGGGTAGTGTATTACTCGTTATCGGCCTCTTTGGAGCCGCCCTCTTCTATGGAGATGGAATGCTAACACCTGCTATCTCGGTACTCAGCGCAATCGAAGGGCTCAAGGTCGGAACATCAATCTTTGACCCTTATGTAATCCCTATCACAGTCGGAATATTAGTTGCCTTGTTCCTTTTCCAGAAACGAGGGACGGGCGGAGTAGGCAAGGTTTTTGGGCCTATTACGCTCCTGTGGTTTATTACTCTGGCAATTCTTGGAACACTGGAAATTATCAAGGTTCCAGAGGTGCTTGGAGCTATAAATCCACTTCATGCTGTGGAATTCTTTGCTAACAATAGCTACAGGGGCTTTGTCGTTCTTGGTGCCGTTTTCCTCGTGGTAACCGGAGGTGAGGCACTTTATGCCGATATAGGACATTTTGGAAAGCAACCGATCCGGTTGGCCTGGTTTGTATTGGTACTACCTGCACTGCTTCTCAATTACTTTGGGCAGGGGGCATTACTCATCAGCAAGCCAGAGACCATAAGAAACCCCTTCTATCTGCTTGCGCCATCTTGGGGATTATACCCGCTCATTGGGCTAGCAACAGCAGCAACTATCATTGCATCTCAGGCTGTAATTTCCGGGGCATTCTCTCTTACCCGTCAAGCCATACAACTCGGTTACTTGCCTCGCCTCGAAGTCCGCCACACCTCCCCGGAAGAGATTGGGCAGGTATACACCCCCTCGATGAACTGGATACTTTTGGTTGGTACTGTCGGCCTGGTTCTGGGCTTCCGATCCTCGGAAAACCTGGCCGGTGCCTACGGAGTAGCTATATCGGCATTGATGGTTGTCACTGCCATTCTTATGTTTGTATATGCACGAACACACCTGGACTGGAGCATTTTGACAGCCGCGTCCGTCACAACGTTCTTTCTCGTTATTGATCTTGCCTTTTTCGGTGCGAACATGCTCAAGCTCGGGCAGGGGGCATGGTTTCCGCTTCTAGTTGGGGCTGTTATCTACTTCTTAATGACTACATGGAATCAAGGACGGGCTATCCTTAGAGAGCAGTTCCAAAAGGAGGAAGTGCCAATTGAAATCCTTCTGGCTGATTTGGATAGCAGTAATTCAGTAAGCCGAGTGCCGGGAACCGCGGTATTCATGGTTAGCAATCCCAGAGGTATACCTCAAGCCTTGCTCCACAATATAAAGCATAATAAAGTCATTCACGAGCGTGTAATCCTACTGACAATAGTCACCGAGGAGGTGCCGCGTATCCCTCGATCCAAGAAACTTGAAATTAAAGAGATCACACCCAATGTCATTAGAATTATTGCACATATCGGTTTTATGGAGAATGCCAATGTACCAGCGATTCTGCGCCTGGCGGAAGTGGATTACAAAATAGAATTTAATCTTATGGAAACGACTTTCTTCCTTGGTCGCGAGACCTTAATATTGGGGAAATCAAAAAAGATGTCTAGCTGGCGAAAGAAGTTATTTGCCCTAATGTCTAGGAATGCACAGACACCACTTGTCCATTTCGGCATCCCTCCTAATAGGGTAATCGAAATCGGTACAGAGGTCGAGATATAA
- a CDS encoding glucose 1-dehydrogenase — protein MKAIAIVPGTKIIQLEDRPEPSISVPDEVKIRMKRVGICGTDREEAAGGRALAPTGQKSLVIGHEMFGQVVEVGKDVTQVRPGDYAIFTDRRGCGKCMPCAMNRSDMCNTGDFRERGIWGLDGFQAEYVVDKEQYVVRVPPELESVGVLAEPLSVAEKAIDEAVRVQFARLPDAMATPDWLNGRRCLVAGLGPIGLLAAVALRLRGAEVYGMDIVDENSPRPEWLEKLGGKYIDGRTVSPDKIGAMVGPMNLIFDATGVAKLEFNLLDALAYNGVYVLTGIPGGGRLLEVSGAELIRQLVLKNQLVIGSVNNPRAYFQMAVDDLTTARLRWENHLERLITHRHPYTDFAAALEHHGDDEIKVVLEWSA, from the coding sequence ATGAAAGCCATTGCCATTGTGCCGGGGACAAAGATAATCCAACTGGAAGATCGTCCGGAGCCGTCGATTAGCGTCCCGGATGAGGTCAAAATCAGGATGAAGCGAGTGGGTATATGCGGCACCGACCGCGAAGAAGCGGCCGGGGGGCGCGCCTTGGCACCTACGGGCCAGAAGAGTCTCGTGATTGGTCACGAGATGTTCGGGCAGGTAGTAGAGGTGGGTAAGGACGTTACCCAAGTAAGACCGGGAGATTATGCCATCTTCACCGACCGCCGGGGGTGCGGCAAATGCATGCCTTGTGCTATGAACCGTTCCGATATGTGCAACACCGGCGATTTCCGGGAAAGGGGCATCTGGGGGCTCGATGGATTCCAGGCGGAATACGTGGTGGATAAAGAGCAGTATGTTGTTCGTGTGCCGCCTGAGCTGGAGTCCGTGGGGGTGCTTGCAGAGCCTCTTTCCGTGGCGGAAAAGGCCATAGACGAGGCGGTAAGGGTGCAGTTTGCCCGTTTGCCGGATGCAATGGCCACACCGGACTGGCTAAATGGACGGCGTTGTCTGGTGGCTGGACTAGGGCCAATCGGTCTATTGGCTGCGGTGGCGCTTCGTCTCCGCGGCGCGGAGGTATACGGTATGGACATAGTAGATGAAAACTCCCCGCGCCCGGAGTGGCTTGAGAAGCTCGGCGGGAAATACATAGACGGCCGCACCGTATCTCCGGATAAGATAGGCGCCATGGTCGGTCCCATGAATCTGATATTTGATGCCACCGGGGTGGCTAAGCTTGAATTCAACCTCTTGGATGCACTTGCCTATAACGGTGTATATGTGCTGACCGGGATTCCCGGCGGCGGACGTTTGTTGGAGGTCTCCGGCGCAGAGCTTATTCGTCAGTTGGTGCTGAAGAATCAACTGGTTATAGGGAGCGTCAACAACCCTCGCGCCTACTTCCAGATGGCCGTGGATGATCTAACAACGGCACGTCTACGCTGGGAAAATCACCTGGAACGCCTCATCACCCACCGTCATCCCTACACCGACTTTGCTGCGGCATTGGAACATCATGGAGATGATGAGATAAAGGTGGTATTGGAATGGTCGGCGTGA